The nucleotide window tggtctcctAATTCTTATTCGAATGTTAATCAGCAACCGtaagatgacatcagaaaaatgtgcagtggtctcttactGTTTTCAGTCTGTATGCTTTTTTGCCATCTTTTTTATGTTCATGTTGTTCATGTTCTACAGATAACACATGTATTCCCTGTAATGACTGAAATAGTACAATGATCTTGTTAGGGGACCAGTCAGACTATGGCTACACTGAAGAACTTGGTGAATAAGGGCGTGAAGGTGGAGCTGGGTATTCCCTTTGAGCTCTGGGATGAGCCCTCAGTGGAGGTGGCAGACATGAAGAAACAGGTATGTGTCATTTATATCATTCCGCAGAGAAAATTGAACGTGATGTTGAGCCTTTTTATCCAAAGTAAAGACTTCATTCACCAAATTAATTAGAACAGGCAACTTGTttggaaattaaaaaaaaaaaactttccaaaagcactttggtcaactgttgttttttttaatgtgctatacaaataaattgacattgacatattGAATAAGAGTACACACATTGCTTAGTTGAGAGCCCCCCCAGGTAGCAAActgacgttgggccaacgttggcccaacgtcagAAGTTgtgttgggccaacgttgggcgctgacgttgggccaacgtAATTTTGTCCggtgggccaacgttggcccaacggtGGACAGGTTGGTTTTTGGTTGGCAGCAGGTTGGCAGGATATTTTGAAGATATGGTTGGGCCAACGGTGGCCcaacgttggataagttaattTTAGGTTGGCAGCAGGTTGGCAGGGTATTATATAGATATGGTTGGGCCAACGGTGGCCCAACATTGGATAAGTTGATTTTAGGTTGGCAGCAGGTTGGCAGGGTATTATATAGATAaggttgggccaacgttggctcAACGTTGGATAAATTATGTGTTGGGGTGCTGTTGTCTTCAAAAGAGTTGTTGTATTCTCctgtataaaaacaaaacaaagaaacaaaacagaatGGAACATGTTAGATCATTCAAGACGTGTTCTTCAATTTTAATCACACAACCCAAAACAGGAAAAGTTGAGTTAGGTTAGGGGGGGTGTGCGTtaagaccaagaccgtcaaaagcgtcaagagcgccggaaatcattcattttctatggagagttggcgttaccggcgtcaaaagcgttctgggcatgagcgtggcttcatgagcttcatgagcttcacgggcatCAAAAAAAGTTGAAcctaactttatggtaatgagctacacggttcggcgtcaactaatcagaatgtcaaactcgcaggattgagTTTTAATTAGAACAGGCAACTTTTttggaaattaaaaaaaaaaaaactttccaaaagcactttggtcaactgttgtttttttaatgtgctatacaaataaattgacattgacatattGAATAAGAGTACACACATTGCTTAGTTGAGAGCCCCCCCAGGTAGCAAGctgacgttgggccaacgttggcccaacgtcagAAGTTgtgttgggccaacgttgggcgctgacgttgggccaacgtAAATTTGTCCggtgggccaacgttggcccaacggtGGATAGGTTGGTTTTTGGTTGGCAGCAGGTTGGCAAGATATTATGAAGATATGGTTGGGCCAACGGTGGCCCAACGTTGGATAAGTTCATTTTAGGTTGGCAGCAGGTTGGCAGGGTATTATATATGGTTGGGCCAACGGTGGAGTTAGGTTAGGGGGGTGTGTgttccccgaccagtccaccatggctgaagtgcccttgagcaaggcacctaacccctcactgctctgggttagtgtgtgattcacctcactgtgtgtgtgctgtgtgtgttcactaatttagttaaattgggttaaatgcagagaaacgaatttccctcacgggatcaaaaaagtatatattctattctattctattctattctattctatttacttgactgtgtctgttgtgtctttACTTGACTGTGTCAGTTGTGTCTGACTTGACTGTGTGTCTTACTTGATTGTGTcagttgtgtctttgtgtttttactTGACTGCGTCGGTTGGGTCTGACCTcactgtgtctgttgtgtctgacttgactgtgtctgttgtgtctgacTTGACTGCATCGGTTGGGTCTGACCTcactgtgtctgttgtgtctgacTTGACTGCGTCGGTTGGGTCTGACCTcactgtgtctgttgtgtctgacTTGACTGTGTCTGTGACGCAGTGTGAGACCATGCTGGAGGAGTacgaggaggtggtggaggactGGTACTTCCATCACCAGGAGGAGAGGCTGGAGGGGTTCCTCTGCCAGAAGCATGTCTTGAAGACCTCGGAGCAAGGTgccacatgcccacacacacacacacacacacacacacacacacacacacacacacacacacacacacatatatatacacacacacaaataaataaacgtgtgcaaacacatacacgaacacacagacacagacacagacacacacacacacacacacacacacacactggtgtaagCTGCTCAGTGTCAACACCAATAAAGATTTGTTAATGAAAACAAAGCAATTTGAAAACGTGCAGACATAATATTCTATTGTGTGTAATTAAATGAGATGGAAAAAGTGATAACAAAAATGTCACTGGCCGTCTCCCCTAATGAGGCTTTTGTTCTTCATTTCCACTCTTTGCCAGAATGCCTGGAAGAGGAGTGGAAGGGGGACCCAGGGTTGAAAGAAGCAGAACCAGAGGCAGAGCCCAGTGGCATTGGACAGGGAGTCGGAGGGAAGACCCACGATGCCGGAGAACTTTGAAAGGAGTGAATTTCGGGGAAACAAATCCGAAATACACTCCAGGCCTTTTTCAAACACTACCAAAAAGTATGAGCAATACAAGATGGCTAAATATGATGACTGTTACAGTTTAGGGGCTGTTCACGCCAAGAAAGATAACTGAAAATGATAACGGCAAAAAGTGTTGCTCTAGTTAATATGAAGCACAATGTCCACGCGTAAAGTGTAATAATAGCAACATGAAGAATGTTATTgtttggggatcactttcagagtgattttgagaatgataaaaagctgacagccaatcagaatccatcgAATTTCATCACATTCATCAGCATGAGAGACTTTTTATCAACAAACTGTTTATTGCTGGTCAGAATGGATGCTTTCATCATTAATTAGCTATCTTTAGCATACCTGGTGTAAATGGCCTTTTACACCCTTTTTAACCCAGAACACCATATGTTTGTATGAACACATGTGCTTTGGAAACTATGTTTACTATATTCATTCAAACATTTCGATGTTTTTGGACATTGAGGAATTAGCCtttatttttgttgcttttagCTATGCGGGTTTGCACAGAAAAGGGCCATattgtttacatttacactGAGAAATTGGATCTCTCtgttagcctggaaaaccagcgccaactgctggacggcatttaggctggtttatcaggctatcTCTCTGTACTCATTTTTCATCCAGGATGCCAAGAGAACATTTTTGTTTACCTCTGTGCCTTAAATGTCACCATCCCTCTGTTTTTTGTGATTTTAtattgggatttttttttttttttacattttatacaaataaaatgtgttcTCAGATTACGTAGACTTATGTGAGCATGTAAGTATGGGTATATTCACTCAAACAGAGAAGGACTCTGGAGTAATCAGCAGAATTTTCTCAAATGTCATTAGTGCCTCAACAGTGCCAGGAGGGATATAAAGAGAGACCAGTTCAAAATCATCGGAAATCTGGTTTGGTGTGTTCAGCTTTTTCGTTACTACAACAACACATACAATTCAACACAGCCTTTGTGTACCAACGTGATgaaaaatgtgactttccaataCTCTAGCTCAAATAATGTAAGAGAATTATGAGCCATTCGTCAATTAGGGTAGACTGAGTAGTACTGATACACgttttgtttgttgatttttCACACAAAATAGATATAAAGTGATTTTTCACATGGTATGGTATTTCCTTAGCTTGTGGACTAAGATATTATCAATCAGTATCCAAAGGTAGTTTATATTCTCCACAATTACCTCATAAACATGAATACGGTGCATTTTTGTCTCAACTGTATACAtatgaagtagcctacagttgaGACAGCACATAGTGCATGCAATTAatatacatttgattttttacACGGCGCCTTTTATAGCACCCAGGGTCGCTTTATAGAGTAATCAGTGAATAATGATAAGCACACAAATTTAAAAAACGGATGTAACGGTGTCGTTCAGAATTTCCATGATCAGAGAAAACACTAATACGCATGCAgaacaaaaaacacaacttGAACTGGCTGCGCACGCAAGATGAGTTGGTGTTTCACCTGTAACCTACTCATATCCCAGCCTAGTTTACCCTTGTAAACGAATAATTATTGAAATCATATTCTTAACGCCTGTACCATCTTGATCTTTATTAGCACAGTTGACAATATTGACGGTTCAATTAGCACTGAGGACAATGAAGTGATCAGCCAATTATTGGAGACCAATCAGGGATAGCCTATGCTGTTATCGCCCTCTGGTGCCATCTCTTCAGCAGGCCAATGACAAGTTGTTAGCTACTCAGCAGACTTGTCAAACATGTATCTTTTGAtattgaaaaaaatgaaattcacTCAAATGATCATTAGCCTTACATTCGTTGTTTTAGCCGATTGTCATTCGTCTAAAGCCAAGGTCTTATTTATCCCACTGTCTGAGCTTGCGAAGAGAGGTGAACAATTCTTAGAACCAATTGACAAGGTGAACATCTATGGGAATGAGGATGCCAAGCCCATATCAGTTCACTGTACAGAATCGACAATGGACATAAAGATTAAAGCAGACCTCTTTGACACTGGTGTGCCCGTTGATGTGGAACGCTTTGCTCTTTTGGGGAAGATGCCTGTTGACAAAACATGCAAGGCCTTTGCTTCTGAGGACGGATATTACAAGATCGTCGCCCCGCTGACTGAATGTGGCACTAGATTACTGGTAGGTCAGGTTAATCCATTGATCAGTTTGACCTCTAGCTATCACATAATTACCATTTCTTTAAATGTAACCTGTCCGGTGTCGGCTATGGCATTATGCGTGCTATACATGTCTGCACTCTGCACAGCTTCAGAGAAAGATACGTTTGGGCTTACCAGGTGAATGCTGCCATCTTGTGGTCCAATGCCAAGTTTTGTCAGTGCTCTTTCCATATCGCAGGTCACAGAAGATGCTTTGGTCTACAGTAACATTCTCGTGCATTTCCCATTACCTCCTCCTGAGACTCCGTGGAGGACCGCGCCTACAACTGTTTCTGTCACGTGCTATTACCGCAGGTAATTCAGTGTCGCATTAAACGTTAAGCCTACAGCCTAACACCCTAGTTTTATTCAAAACCAAAATTAATCTCAATTTCACATGTAGCGTTTGTTTGCCATTGGTAGGAGATACAGTGCTAGCAGTAATATATTGAGACCCACGTGGGcacctctctcattcacacaagCCATGGATGACTCCTTGGAGTTCTCTCTGAAGATCATGACTGGTAGGTATGGCTACTGTGCGTCACAGATTGAAATATTACAGTTTATTATTAAAGCTgtaaaattacattttattattttgtgtttAGATATTATCCTTGCCGTTATTAGGCCTGCTGATTTGTGCTCAGTGGCTGTAGCATCAAGTTTGTAACTTTCATTACACACCTCACGTGTTCCAGTATTCTTGCAAAATGTGTATCAtaaaccagtggttctcaaacttttcttaatgagtaccacctcagagaacaattgactctCCAAGACCAAGTACCACCATATTGACCAGCATTAAAAAATACAGTAGCATCTAGGCCAATTTAAATAATATATTTAGGCCTActacattgtacatactgttttgcattggtgttgtttttcaagaaagattaaaaaaaacttttaaaaaAGTAGTTCAATTTGAACACTTTTCATTctgtatatttttatataatttgaagtgattattttatcttcatgaaaaaaacatcttggagactcccggagtaccacaacagagtgCCCGTGCACCACCAGTGATGCCcgtaacacagtttgagaaccactgtcaTTAACTAAAGAGATCGCTGTGCCCAAATGACTGATGTCAATACTGTGTATTGGcaagtgctgtgttgtgttagtgttgCCATTACTTTTGGTCCGCAGTTTTGACATAGAACAAAATGTCAGTTGATGTTGATAACGCTGTAATAGCATATGATTCAGTTTATTGGATTGTAGACTTGTGTGTATTTTGCACAGACAGAATTGTCTGCACACAGTTAACAAGTCATCTTCTGTTGATCCCGTGTGCTAGATGACTGGCTCCATGAGAGGACCTCAGGAATCTTCTATTTGGACGATGTCATAAACGTAGAGGCAGCCGTTGATGTGACCAATCATGCGCCACTCCGGCTTTATGTAAACGCCTGTGTGGCCACCCTCCAGCCCGATGTCAACTCTGTTCCCAAGTACACCTTCATAGAAAAC belongs to Sardina pilchardus chromosome 16, fSarPil1.1, whole genome shotgun sequence and includes:
- the cnpy4 gene encoding protein canopy 4, with product MEVLLLCLISIFGSVVAEQDERLPNKCEVCKYLTVELQATLDRSSRSKEVLEVGEVLDTGKRKRKIKYNTSETRLTEAVDNICEGILQYSVHAERPGSLRYSKGTSQTMATLKNLVNKGVKVELGIPFELWDEPSVEVADMKKQCETMLEEYEEVVEDWYFHHQEERLEGFLCQKHVLKTSEQECLEEEWKGDPGLKEAEPEAEPSGIGQGVGGKTHDAGEL
- the LOC134060527 gene encoding zona pellucida sperm-binding protein 3-like — its product is MYLLILKKMKFTQMIISLTFVVLADCHSSKAKVLFIPLSELAKRGEQFLEPIDKVNIYGNEDAKPISVHCTESTMDIKIKADLFDTGVPVDVERFALLGKMPVDKTCKAFASEDGYYKIVAPLTECGTRLLVTEDALVYSNILVHFPLPPPETPWRTAPTTVSVTCYYRRRYSASSNILRPTWAPLSFTQAMDDSLEFSLKIMTDDWLHERTSGIFYLDDVINVEAAVDVTNHAPLRLYVNACVATLQPDVNSVPKYTFIENQGCLTDALQTGSSSRFLPRKRPDRLHFQLDSFVFFQRDPHPLFITCYLEAVPTEQWAPMDLEKKACSFIDGQWRSAEGSDDVCGSCGQAEMPGEGEGKMKQGEENPYPGGLEEKAALGPFLVLSNSDVKQYPIKSV